In a genomic window of Variovorax paradoxus:
- a CDS encoding crotonase/enoyl-CoA hydratase family protein — translation MTATPTTPPTEGCIDTQVLDHVLLIGINRPAKRNGWTPPMFRQLAEAYTRLDDDPNLRVGVLHAFGDHFTAGLDLPAVADYMKRGEKAIPQGLVEPHDFGLEGYRRRTKPMVVAVKGICFTVGIELMLGADIVVAADNCRFSQMEVQRGIMATGGATLRMAERAGLGNAMLHLLTADEFGSAEAYRLNFVQKVVPAGQELDEALAIAQRIAAQAPLAVVATRLNVLKAIEHGPLAAVGEFIETQKRLSNSEDAAEGVRSFIERRPARFSGR, via the coding sequence ATGACCGCCACGCCCACCACCCCGCCGACCGAAGGCTGCATCGACACCCAGGTGCTCGACCATGTGCTGCTGATCGGCATCAACCGGCCCGCCAAGCGCAACGGCTGGACGCCGCCGATGTTCCGCCAGCTCGCCGAGGCCTACACGCGCCTGGACGACGACCCGAACCTGCGCGTGGGCGTGCTGCATGCCTTCGGCGACCACTTCACGGCCGGCCTCGACCTGCCCGCGGTGGCCGACTACATGAAGCGCGGCGAGAAGGCGATCCCGCAGGGCCTGGTGGAGCCGCACGACTTCGGCCTCGAGGGCTACCGCCGGCGCACCAAACCGATGGTGGTGGCGGTCAAGGGCATCTGCTTCACGGTGGGCATCGAGCTGATGCTCGGCGCCGACATCGTGGTGGCGGCCGACAACTGCCGCTTCTCGCAGATGGAGGTGCAGCGCGGCATCATGGCCACGGGCGGCGCCACCTTGCGCATGGCCGAGCGCGCCGGCCTCGGCAACGCGATGCTGCACCTGCTGACGGCCGACGAGTTCGGCAGCGCCGAGGCCTATCGGCTGAACTTCGTGCAGAAGGTCGTGCCCGCGGGCCAGGAGCTCGACGAGGCGCTCGCGATCGCGCAGCGCATCGCCGCGCAGGCGCCGCTGGCGGTGGTGGCCACGCGCCTCAACGTGCTCAAGGCGATCGAGCACGGGCCGCTGGCCGCGGTCGGCGAGTTCATCGAGACGCAGAAGCGGCTGTCGAACAGCGAGGACGCGGCCGAGGGCGTGCGCTCCTTCATCGAGCGCCGGCCCGCGCGCTTCAGCGGGCGCTGA